A stretch of the Vulcanisaeta souniana JCM 11219 genome encodes the following:
- the rsmA gene encoding 16S rRNA (adenine(1518)-N(6)/adenine(1519)-N(6))-dimethyltransferase RsmA: MLSDIDVVTREDLMRLVMNHRLRLRRRLSQHFVIDPLVIKDIINHVPVNSRVLEVGTGIGILTYYLARVASQVITIEVDGGLIRIARQVLNGLDNVSIIQGDALRVPWPQADIVVSNVPYSITSPLIMRIIRERVPRALLTIQREVANRLASEPGSDDYGRLSIITQCNYAISILDTYPPDYFYPNPDVYSSLVLMIGKEPCYGDLKILESVTNLLFRHRNRVLKWVLSKYLGSEPVSAVIKAGININVRVRQLTINELVSLTEVLRPYIIGNEE, from the coding sequence ATGCTTTCTGACATTGACGTAGTGACTAGGGAGGACCTAATGAGACTTGTGATGAACCATAGGTTGAGATTGAGAAGGAGATTGAGTCAGCATTTCGTGATTGATCCGTTGGTTATCAAGGATATTATTAATCATGTACCTGTGAACTCACGGGTTCTTGAGGTTGGTACAGGGATTGGTATATTGACTTATTATCTTGCTAGGGTTGCGTCGCAAGTAATCACCATAGAGGTTGATGGAGGGCTTATTAGAATCGCCAGGCAGGTATTAAATGGATTAGATAATGTATCCATAATCCAGGGTGATGCCTTGAGGGTCCCATGGCCTCAAGCTGATATTGTTGTATCTAATGTGCCCTACTCTATAACCTCGCCATTAATAATGAGAATCATAAGGGAGAGAGTACCGAGGGCCTTGCTGACTATACAGAGGGAGGTCGCCAATAGGCTTGCCAGTGAACCGGGTAGTGATGATTACGGCAGGCTAAGCATAATTACGCAGTGTAATTACGCCATAAGCATCCTAGACACCTATCCACCTGACTACTTCTATCCTAACCCGGATGTCTATTCCTCGTTAGTGTTAATGATTGGGAAAGAGCCTTGTTACGGTGATCTCAAAATCCTCGAATCAGTGACTAACCTGCTCTTTAGGCACAGGAATAGGGTCCTCAAGTGGGTTCTCAGTAAGTACCTCGGTTCTGAACCAGTAAGTGCCGTGATCAAGGCTGGGATCAACATTAATGTTAGGGTTAGGCAACTAACTATTAATGAGTTGGTAAGCCTGACCGAGGTCCTAAGGCCCTACATTATTGGAAATGAGGAATAA
- a CDS encoding zinc ribbon domain-containing protein, with product MLRDNLYNQGCLTQRQINVYSSLIRMTLGGGVKSWIQQTVDRIVMRVRRIARRHGKEPLVLIDVPNDESLRGSSLQRTLRSFAKYLENVLSWYGVYWEERRLYSTVCPRCEAGLKLVKATRHARIMACPRCGFEEERDNVPLHWALKYLPALKGEAS from the coding sequence ATGCTGAGGGATAACCTCTACAACCAGGGGTGCCTGACCCAGAGGCAGATTAACGTGTACTCCTCATTAATAAGGATGACGCTGGGTGGGGGTGTGAAGTCGTGGATTCAGCAAACCGTGGATAGGATTGTCATGAGGGTTAGGAGGATTGCCAGGAGGCACGGTAAAGAACCACTAGTCCTCATTGATGTACCGAATGATGAGAGCCTAAGGGGGTCAAGCCTACAAAGAACCCTGCGATCCTTTGCGAAGTATTTGGAGAATGTCTTATCATGGTACGGCGTCTACTGGGAAGAGAGGAGACTCTACAGTACAGTATGCCCCAGGTGCGAGGCTGGGTTAAAGTTAGTGAAGGCTACAAGGCATGCTAGGATAATGGCGTGCCCCAGGTGTGGGTTTGAGGAAGAAAGAGACAATGTACCACTACATTGGGCATTAAAATACCTCCCCGCCCTAAAGGGCGAGGCTTCCTAA
- a CDS encoding GNAT family N-acetyltransferase: protein MTELTIRKTLPSDTGQIIEFTRNTFPWGDYVPNAINEWISEGTAYVAVIKNHVVGVMNMVLIRETSTAWLEGIRVHPSYRRMGIGRALTEYVLNEAVKNGIRHVMLMIADWNEPSHRLARSLGFHEVLTLFTGVAKPSPVSIVRGEAMREVIRNALRKTNGYYCMTRKHWLCTRATEDFVMTIINEVYIGRGIGLGEFSVGPPTMPAKTEVLATENGDFENYYGRFIVYEKELNQAQAKA, encoded by the coding sequence ATGACTGAATTAACGATACGGAAGACACTACCCAGCGATACTGGGCAAATAATTGAATTCACGAGAAATACATTTCCATGGGGCGACTACGTGCCTAACGCCATTAATGAATGGATCAGCGAGGGCACGGCATATGTGGCGGTTATTAAGAACCACGTAGTCGGTGTGATGAATATGGTATTAATTAGGGAAACGAGTACGGCATGGCTAGAGGGAATACGGGTTCACCCCAGCTATAGACGGATGGGCATTGGTAGAGCATTGACGGAGTACGTACTCAACGAGGCAGTCAAAAACGGTATTAGGCATGTAATGTTAATGATCGCCGACTGGAATGAACCAAGCCACCGCCTAGCAAGGTCCCTTGGGTTTCACGAGGTATTAACTCTATTCACGGGCGTGGCAAAGCCGAGCCCAGTGAGTATAGTCCGCGGAGAGGCAATGCGGGAGGTGATCAGGAATGCGTTGAGGAAAACAAACGGTTATTATTGCATGACAAGAAAGCATTGGCTATGTACAAGGGCCACCGAGGATTTTGTAATGACTATTATAAACGAAGTGTACATCGGCAGGGGCATAGGTCTTGGCGAATTCTCCGTGGGGCCACCAACGATGCCTGCCAAAACCGAGGTATTGGCCACGGAGAATGGCGATTTCGAGAATTACTACGGCAGGTTCATAGTCTACGAGAAAGAACTAAACCAAGCACAGGCAAAAGCTTAA
- the rnz gene encoding ribonuclease Z, producing the protein MVRSRMIIKVTFLGTGAGTPGKDRYLPAILVEDGQRRILLDAGEGIQYRLLEVGVSPLKVTHVFITHLHGDHVFGLPGLLATMAMLGRKEDIIISGPRGIMNLVRSTMEVVGDPPFHVWVYEIEPSENIKEVINEENFNLQCVLARHTVTDCAYSLEWRTYVGRFDPERARKLGVPVTYWKRLHMGETVVLDDGKVVKPEDVIDIKSSGVIKLVYTGDTAPSNSVIELARNAQVLIHESTFSAAEDGNLVWNQGHSRSIDAAWIARKANVDKLVLTHISNRYSDPELLAAEASEAFPNVVAARDLMSLLINA; encoded by the coding sequence ATGGTGCGTAGCAGAATGATTATTAAAGTAACGTTCTTAGGGACAGGAGCTGGAACGCCAGGCAAGGACAGGTACTTACCTGCGATATTGGTTGAGGATGGACAAAGGAGAATTCTGCTTGATGCTGGTGAGGGTATTCAATATAGGCTTCTTGAGGTTGGTGTTAGTCCATTAAAGGTAACCCACGTATTCATTACTCACCTACATGGCGATCACGTGTTTGGATTACCAGGTTTACTGGCTACAATGGCAATGCTTGGTAGGAAAGAGGATATAATAATCAGTGGCCCCCGGGGGATAATGAACCTCGTGAGGAGCACCATGGAGGTTGTTGGTGATCCGCCATTCCATGTGTGGGTTTATGAGATCGAGCCATCTGAGAATATAAAGGAGGTAATTAATGAGGAGAACTTCAACCTGCAGTGTGTATTGGCAAGACACACGGTGACTGATTGTGCCTACTCACTTGAATGGAGGACTTACGTGGGCAGGTTCGATCCAGAGAGGGCAAGGAAACTCGGTGTTCCGGTGACTTATTGGAAGAGACTTCATATGGGTGAAACCGTGGTCCTCGATGATGGCAAGGTAGTAAAGCCTGAGGACGTGATCGATATAAAGTCCAGCGGGGTGATTAAACTGGTCTATACTGGCGATACTGCACCTAGCAATTCAGTAATCGAATTGGCTAGGAATGCTCAAGTGCTCATTCATGAATCGACCTTCTCAGCTGCAGAGGATGGAAACCTCGTCTGGAACCAGGGGCACTCTAGGTCAATAGACGCCGCCTGGATAGCCAGAAAGGCTAATGTTGATAAGTTGGTACTAACACACATCAGCAATAGGTACTCCGACCCTGAGCTTCTGGCTGCAGAGGCTTCCGAGGCTTTTCCAAACGTTGTGGCCGCCAGGGACTTAATGAGTTTGTTAATTAACGCATAA
- a CDS encoding Clp1/GlmU family protein, with protein MGSLTLNFSNGTLIVEGPATVTVVDGQCEVLGCPVRDSLNVERFRALPIFAGGSCTLSVSGGSVRYVDGTTIPSDWEGLNLEGIALVVGDVDSGKTTLTTYLLNRHVARGLSTCVVDADVGQSSIGPPGVVGLSCVGLPTPTLEGLHMIGGFFVGCNSPSQCVGRFISGVSAMVREAFSRTPGLVLIDMPGWVVDGGIELIRNVVDAVGADYVVSIGINLRLRSSVKVINVSRPKYVRPRNPDERGFLRNQALRRYLSGELVNVSIELNRIIGNSVIECIVNNCGHYVIDNVAEVTRHGGVVKVPSRLFSNVFIGLVRRGFLAGFGVIREFNLREGVVSAIATTDYFDEAVMGRLRVDPEKLEEAEPFPLL; from the coding sequence GTGGGCTCGTTGACTTTAAACTTCAGTAACGGTACCTTGATTGTGGAGGGTCCTGCCACGGTCACTGTGGTGGATGGACAATGTGAGGTGTTAGGTTGTCCCGTGAGAGATTCCCTAAATGTTGAGAGATTTAGGGCGTTGCCCATATTTGCCGGTGGTTCATGTACGTTATCCGTTAGTGGAGGTTCCGTTAGATACGTTGATGGCACCACAATACCGAGTGACTGGGAGGGACTTAACCTTGAGGGTATTGCCCTGGTCGTTGGTGATGTTGATTCTGGCAAGACCACATTGACAACATACTTATTGAATAGGCACGTGGCCAGGGGCTTAAGTACGTGTGTCGTGGATGCCGATGTTGGTCAGTCATCCATAGGGCCTCCAGGTGTTGTTGGGCTTTCCTGCGTTGGACTACCAACACCGACATTAGAGGGTTTACACATGATTGGTGGGTTCTTCGTTGGTTGTAATAGCCCGTCGCAATGTGTTGGTAGGTTTATCAGTGGGGTTAGTGCCATGGTTAGGGAGGCCTTTAGTAGGACGCCGGGTCTCGTGCTGATTGACATGCCTGGCTGGGTTGTGGATGGTGGTATTGAGTTGATAAGGAATGTCGTTGATGCGGTTGGTGCGGACTACGTGGTGTCCATAGGCATTAACCTACGCTTAAGGTCGAGTGTCAAGGTGATTAATGTTTCTAGGCCAAAGTACGTGAGGCCCAGGAACCCGGATGAGAGAGGGTTTCTGAGGAATCAGGCTTTACGTAGGTACTTAAGTGGTGAGTTAGTTAATGTCAGTATTGAGTTAAACAGAATCATTGGTAACTCGGTGATTGAGTGCATAGTCAATAATTGTGGCCATTACGTAATTGATAACGTGGCCGAGGTCACTAGGCATGGTGGTGTGGTTAAGGTGCCGTCTAGGCTCTTTAGTAATGTATTCATTGGTTTGGTACGTAGGGGTTTCCTGGCAGGTTTTGGTGTGATTAGGGAATTTAACCTTAGGGAAGGCGTCGTGAGCGCCATTGCTACGACGGATTACTTTGATGAGGCGGTCATGGGTAGATTACGCGTTGATCCTGAGAAGCTGGAGGAGGCCGAGCCATTCCCACTACTTTAA
- a CDS encoding NAD(P)H-dependent amine dehydrogenase family protein, protein MVTRVVIYGVGPIGHLIARVALDRGFDVVGAIDIDPQKVGKDLGDVLGLGKSLGIKVENDADKVLKDSDPDVVLHSTGSYFDKVYSQIMRAIRVGTDVVSTCETLSWPWYRYPDLAELIDNYARDHGATVLGAGVNPGFVFDALPAVLSVALTKLNKITVIRSLDASKRRYSFQRKIGLGMTPSQFTEALSRGEITAHVGFPESVLLLASIIGLRLDRVEEGQEALIAERNYETQYFKVGPGQVKGVVGHGSGFIGGREVIRVELRACVGCEDFEEVRLEGEPSITWRSTGTPGDPATAAVIVNLIPRVLSARPGLITLKDLINYSYAEYNAI, encoded by the coding sequence ATGGTAACTAGGGTTGTTATCTATGGTGTTGGGCCCATTGGTCATTTAATAGCTAGGGTAGCCCTTGATAGGGGATTTGATGTTGTTGGTGCGATTGATATTGACCCGCAGAAGGTTGGTAAGGATCTTGGTGATGTACTAGGTTTAGGTAAGTCGTTGGGTATCAAGGTTGAGAATGATGCCGATAAGGTCCTCAAGGATTCTGACCCGGATGTTGTTCTTCACTCGACCGGTAGTTACTTCGATAAGGTCTATTCACAGATAATGAGGGCGATTAGGGTTGGTACCGACGTCGTATCAACGTGCGAGACCCTATCATGGCCCTGGTATAGGTACCCAGACCTCGCGGAGCTTATTGATAATTACGCCAGGGATCACGGTGCTACAGTGCTTGGCGCCGGTGTTAACCCAGGTTTCGTATTTGACGCATTGCCCGCGGTGCTTTCAGTGGCATTAACGAAGCTCAATAAAATCACAGTGATTAGATCCCTGGATGCCTCAAAGAGGAGGTATTCTTTCCAGAGGAAGATTGGCCTTGGCATGACACCAAGCCAATTCACCGAGGCGTTGAGTAGGGGTGAGATAACGGCTCACGTGGGCTTCCCAGAGTCAGTACTACTACTAGCCAGTATCATTGGTCTTAGGCTGGATAGGGTTGAGGAGGGTCAGGAGGCGTTAATTGCGGAGAGGAATTACGAGACGCAGTACTTCAAGGTTGGGCCTGGACAGGTTAAGGGCGTTGTTGGTCACGGAAGTGGCTTCATTGGTGGTAGGGAGGTTATTAGGGTTGAGTTGAGGGCTTGTGTTGGTTGTGAGGATTTTGAGGAGGTTAGGCTTGAGGGTGAGCCGTCGATCACGTGGAGAAGCACTGGAACGCCCGGCGACCCGGCCACTGCAGCAGTAATAGTCAACCTAATACCAAGAGTACTAAGCGCAAGACCTGGACTAATAACACTCAAAGACCTAATAAACTACTCATACGCGGAATACAACGCCATATAG
- a CDS encoding transposase: MEKLYKLSGFAKLKKLSKTLKRTVVLEGWTNRTGRQALREITEAYRSMLQEMLDYAVENGASQSTLHRVFYHRFREQYPWLPTRVIKSCYRDAVRRAKSFRELKRKGLARTDKPVVRNVTITYSDLQDWRLENGVIKVRTHRGWVEIHYRGHKQLHRYLYNGWKLSSELRLKISGGGVIVYLTFTKDFEVVYDSRNVVAVDVNENNVTLALFKDESLHEVYRIDTGLGRIVIAYAERRRRITKGRSTKIRSVKKVLKKLRERERKQDVIYKTSKIIEEIAEKNNAVVVVGNVHKGKRRLVNNVKKNTLRHRIHKGLGSLAL; encoded by the coding sequence GTGGAGAAGCTGTATAAACTTAGTGGGTTCGCTAAGTTGAAGAAGTTGTCAAAGACCCTTAAGAGAACAGTAGTGTTAGAGGGATGGACCAACAGGACTGGTAGACAAGCTCTCAGAGAAATTACTGAAGCATATAGAAGTATGCTACAGGAAATGCTTGACTACGCCGTGGAGAATGGGGCCTCACAATCAACACTGCACAGAGTCTTCTACCACAGGTTTCGTGAACAATACCCATGGCTACCCACTAGGGTCATCAAGAGTTGCTATAGGGATGCTGTTAGGAGGGCTAAGTCCTTCAGGGAGTTGAAGAGGAAGGGATTAGCTAGGACAGATAAACCAGTAGTGAGAAACGTGACTATAACCTATTCTGATCTGCAAGATTGGAGACTAGAGAATGGCGTTATCAAGGTAAGGACTCATAGAGGATGGGTAGAGATACACTATAGGGGTCATAAACAGCTACATAGATACCTCTATAATGGGTGGAAACTCTCTAGTGAGTTAAGACTTAAAATAAGTGGCGGAGGGGTTATTGTCTACTTGACGTTTACGAAGGACTTCGAGGTAGTGTATGATTCACGCAATGTCGTGGCTGTTGATGTTAATGAAAACAATGTTACATTAGCTCTATTCAAGGATGAGAGTCTACATGAAGTCTATAGGATAGATACTGGTCTTGGAAGAATAGTTATTGCCTATGCTGAGAGGCGGAGAAGGATAACCAAGGGTAGGTCTACTAAGATTAGGAGTGTGAAGAAGGTGCTTAAGAAGCTTAGGGAGAGGGAGAGGAAGCAGGATGTAATCTATAAGACTTCCAAGATAATTGAGGAGATTGCAGAGAAGAATAATGCAGTTGTAGTTGTGGGTAATGTTCATAAAGGTAAGAGGAGACTAGTTAATAACGTTAAGAAGAACACGTTAAGGCATAGAATTCACAAAGGGTTAGGAAGCCTCGCCCTTTAG
- a CDS encoding HD domain-containing protein, with the protein MGSSITNAITIVDILMNIPRVGWIQRGVPRTTAESVGEHTLLVSYLTLLICNEVRRVDRSIDASKCISMSIIHDAHEALIGNVGNNARSLINEWKDLETRLFSELGLPEELNNYFREYRYALSIEGKIVNFTDKLATYMRACTYAKNGYDTRELINSYRELMERLLNEFPDGVKQVIQGLMASVYSWCDDGSLTNAVNHKSP; encoded by the coding sequence GTGGGGTCATCAATAACCAATGCAATAACCATAGTAGATATATTAATGAATATTCCCAGGGTAGGTTGGATACAACGTGGGGTTCCACGCACTACTGCTGAGAGTGTTGGTGAGCATACTTTATTGGTAAGTTACCTAACGCTTCTCATATGTAATGAGGTTAGGAGGGTTGACAGAAGCATTGACGCGAGTAAGTGCATCTCCATGTCTATTATACATGATGCACATGAGGCATTGATTGGTAATGTAGGTAATAACGCGAGGTCTCTAATCAATGAATGGAAGGACCTAGAGACTAGGTTGTTTAGTGAACTTGGTTTGCCCGAGGAACTAAATAATTACTTCAGAGAATATAGGTATGCATTAAGTATTGAGGGTAAGATTGTGAATTTCACGGATAAGCTGGCCACGTACATGAGGGCGTGCACCTACGCTAAGAATGGCTATGATACTAGGGAATTAATTAATAGCTACAGGGAGTTAATGGAGAGATTACTTAATGAGTTCCCTGATGGCGTTAAGCAGGTAATCCAGGGGTTAATGGCATCAGTGTATTCATGGTGTGATGATGGTTCCCTCACTAATGCCGTTAATCATAAGTCTCCTTAA
- a CDS encoding chromatin protein Cren7 — MAEYTGYMEKEYDVECDGQIMKLKPLKVWMLAPKGRRGVIIGLFKCPSGKIVRKAIGRVE; from the coding sequence ATGGCGGAATACACAGGCTATATGGAGAAGGAGTACGATGTCGAGTGTGATGGACAGATAATGAAGCTTAAGCCGCTGAAGGTCTGGATGCTCGCACCAAAGGGCAGAAGAGGCGTGATAATTGGTCTTTTTAAATGCCCAAGCGGTAAGATCGTTAGGAAAGCAATTGGTAGGGTTGAGTAA
- the pyrH gene encoding UMP kinase encodes MLKEPFTLKLSGHLFDNDNLLPSYVNLIHEFWKNGYKMVVVTGGGSLARRYIELGRRMNANEAMLDLLGISVSRLNAQLLAAALSDIAYITIPTNLDEVFRAWLTGKLVITGGFQPGQSTATVALLVSEFLGIKKMIDCANVDAVYTSDPRIDPNAKRLSKVSIAELKDMLKSKTVAGTYDLLDPWALGIAQRSGITIFVVGCNKPETLRRLMINGISEGTIITP; translated from the coding sequence ATGCTCAAGGAACCATTCACACTTAAGTTAAGTGGGCATCTATTCGACAATGATAACCTATTGCCTAGTTACGTGAATCTGATTCACGAGTTCTGGAAAAACGGTTACAAAATGGTGGTGGTGACTGGCGGTGGTTCTCTAGCTCGCCGATACATAGAACTTGGTAGGAGGATGAATGCTAATGAAGCTATGCTAGACCTACTTGGCATATCAGTTAGTAGGTTAAATGCCCAATTACTTGCTGCTGCCCTTAGCGACATTGCCTACATAACAATACCCACTAACCTGGATGAAGTCTTTAGGGCTTGGTTAACAGGTAAGTTAGTAATCACGGGTGGCTTTCAACCAGGGCAATCCACAGCCACCGTTGCATTACTCGTCAGTGAATTCCTAGGCATTAAAAAAATGATTGACTGCGCAAACGTTGATGCGGTGTATACAAGCGACCCAAGGATCGACCCAAACGCAAAGAGACTAAGTAAGGTAAGCATTGCTGAATTAAAGGATATGCTCAAGTCAAAGACTGTTGCTGGAACATACGACTTACTTGATCCATGGGCACTGGGCATAGCTCAAAGAAGTGGAATCACAATATTCGTAGTTGGTTGCAATAAACCAGAGACATTAAGGAGACTTATGATTAACGGCATTAGTGAGGGAACCATCATCACACCATGA
- a CDS encoding glycerate kinase type-2 family protein encodes MVFPVFSGDVLSDLLGVILKFSDLYLRASRAISINNGKVRIMDHEVDDFYVIAIGKGSIGMARAIEDMAYDKIIDGIAVVPKGTPGNLRKIRILESTHPLPTEASINAGMKILDLVSNVGSGDYVLFLISGGGSALVEVPIKGLSLEDIEKVNNLLLRSGATIHEINTVRKHLSMTKGGRLAREVVRRGGKVITLIASDVPGDDPATVASGPTVPDPTTYGDAIAILRNRGLWDKVPSAVKDTLEQGLKGLIEETPKELTNTWSYVIASNMDVLTDIANYTRSLGMESLILTSRMDGEAREVGRYLASIALEARFRGVPIRRGLILSGGEPTVTVVGNGRGGRTTEMCTGFALSVRGIDGISMLSVATDGIDGNMDAAGCVADGRLIEDAMKSGIDPIGELRSNNTAVIFERTNTIIRTGWTGSNLNIVTVIFVSGH; translated from the coding sequence GTGGTATTTCCCGTATTCAGCGGTGATGTGTTGAGTGATTTACTTGGCGTCATTCTCAAGTTCTCAGACCTATACCTCAGGGCATCAAGGGCTATTAGTATTAACAATGGTAAGGTGAGGATCATGGATCACGAGGTTGATGACTTCTACGTTATAGCCATAGGTAAGGGCTCAATAGGTATGGCCAGAGCCATTGAGGATATGGCATATGACAAGATAATTGATGGCATTGCCGTAGTACCCAAGGGAACACCAGGTAATTTACGGAAAATAAGGATTCTCGAATCGACACACCCATTACCAACCGAGGCAAGCATCAACGCCGGTATGAAAATACTTGACCTAGTAAGTAATGTTGGGAGTGGTGATTACGTACTATTCCTAATAAGTGGTGGTGGTTCCGCCCTCGTTGAAGTACCCATTAAGGGCTTAAGCCTTGAGGATATTGAGAAAGTCAATAACTTACTCCTGAGAAGTGGTGCCACTATTCATGAGATAAATACCGTGAGGAAGCACCTATCAATGACGAAAGGCGGTAGGTTGGCCAGGGAGGTGGTTAGGAGGGGTGGTAAGGTAATAACCCTAATAGCCAGTGACGTGCCTGGTGATGACCCAGCAACGGTTGCCAGCGGCCCAACGGTTCCCGACCCAACCACATATGGGGATGCCATAGCTATACTAAGGAATAGGGGTCTTTGGGACAAGGTACCGAGTGCAGTTAAGGATACCCTTGAACAGGGCTTAAAGGGTCTAATTGAGGAGACCCCCAAGGAATTAACTAACACGTGGAGTTACGTAATTGCGAGTAACATGGACGTACTCACGGACATAGCCAATTACACTAGGTCACTTGGTATGGAGTCGTTAATACTTACGTCTAGGATGGATGGAGAGGCCAGGGAGGTTGGTAGGTACTTGGCGAGTATAGCCCTGGAGGCTAGGTTTAGGGGTGTCCCAATAAGGAGAGGATTAATCCTATCGGGTGGTGAACCGACGGTGACTGTGGTGGGTAATGGCAGGGGTGGTAGAACTACGGAAATGTGCACAGGCTTTGCCCTATCGGTTAGGGGTATTGATGGTATTTCCATGCTTTCCGTAGCTACTGACGGCATTGATGGCAATATGGATGCGGCAGGTTGCGTTGCTGATGGCCGCCTTATTGAGGACGCCATGAAGTCGGGTATTGATCCCATAGGTGAATTACGTAGTAATAACACCGCGGTTATATTCGAAAGGACAAACACCATAATACGTACCGGGTGGACCGGTAGCAACCTAAACATTGTGACGGTGATCTTCGTCTCAGGCCATTAA
- a CDS encoding haloacid dehalogenase — MIETERLRTRLRELEEVKDEVIGTGVKVNRLSKSVIYSLIRDDVETARKHIGDMQRLVNKLRDLITKYPMYYNNAVISLQEYVEAMTMWFFITENRIPGLSELGVDAEPYVNGIADFTGELSRKATEEMIKNNLDFALRAKRVMEELYLDLLSLEPRDYEMRKKVDYVSSNINWLNEKIFYKTLNIRTNQE, encoded by the coding sequence ATGATTGAGACCGAGAGACTTAGGACCAGGTTGAGGGAACTGGAGGAGGTCAAGGATGAGGTAATTGGAACTGGGGTTAAGGTGAATAGGTTATCCAAGTCAGTGATATATTCATTAATAAGGGATGATGTCGAGACAGCACGCAAACACATTGGAGATATGCAGAGACTTGTTAATAAGCTCAGGGACTTAATAACCAAGTACCCAATGTATTATAACAATGCCGTCATTAGCCTTCAGGAATATGTTGAAGCAATGACCATGTGGTTCTTCATAACAGAGAATAGGATACCGGGTCTCAGCGAGTTGGGTGTTGATGCCGAGCCCTACGTAAACGGCATTGCTGACTTCACGGGCGAGCTCAGTAGGAAGGCCACTGAGGAAATGATTAAGAATAACCTAGACTTTGCGTTGAGGGCTAAGAGAGTGATGGAGGAATTGTACCTGGATTTACTCAGTCTCGAGCCTAGGGATTACGAGATGAGGAAGAAGGTTGATTATGTATCGTCTAACATTAATTGGTTGAATGAGAAAATATTCTATAAAACATTAAATATTAGGACAAATCAGGAGTAA